One window of Paludibacter propionicigenes WB4 genomic DNA carries:
- a CDS encoding RNA polymerase sigma factor: MKTDFNNIKQQERELLLRLRDGDEKAFASLFYAYKDKLYGFLFGMTKSDAKAKDLVQDVFLKVWQNRANMAEIDNFNAYIYSVAQNQAVDQFRKSSKELFSNVELLNSQEADVTPDPVSALINKETREKIDEAVNQLPPQQKKIFVLHNEYGFKHHEIAEQLNISVSTTQNHMREALKNIRIFLSHSYFFFTILALNVIHLLSVLFQK; the protein is encoded by the coding sequence ATGAAAACCGACTTTAATAATATAAAGCAACAGGAAAGAGAGCTTCTTTTACGTCTCCGGGATGGAGATGAGAAGGCTTTTGCCAGCTTGTTTTATGCATATAAAGATAAGTTGTATGGTTTTCTTTTTGGTATGACTAAGTCGGATGCGAAAGCTAAAGATCTGGTTCAGGATGTTTTTCTTAAAGTCTGGCAAAACAGAGCTAATATGGCTGAAATAGACAATTTCAATGCTTATATTTATTCTGTAGCTCAGAATCAGGCTGTTGATCAGTTTCGTAAATCTTCCAAAGAGTTGTTTTCCAACGTAGAACTGTTGAACTCGCAGGAAGCCGATGTAACTCCTGACCCTGTCAGTGCCCTGATAAATAAGGAAACCCGGGAAAAAATAGATGAAGCGGTAAACCAATTGCCGCCGCAACAAAAGAAAATATTCGTTCTTCATAACGAATATGGATTCAAGCATCATGAAATTGCCGAGCAATTAAATATCTCCGTTTCTACAACTCAGAATCACATGAGGGAAGCTTTAAAGAATATTCGTATTTTTCTTTCTCATTCTTATTTTTTCTTTACGATTCTTGCCCTTAATGTAATTCATCTTCTCTCCGTTTTATTCCAAAAATGA
- a CDS encoding TlpA disulfide reductase family protein, giving the protein MKFSIKAACLLLILLNTAGLSAQNAKNYVVNTSLSNKKGGYVKLFYNYNNAIQTDSIVFKDGLFSFNIKGEKDKKAILNLYVDNAEAKAYNFYLDKDTINIKIESPDELPKVDGGALNAQWTNLQLQTSPFLAQFKEIDAEYYAADSIKQKSEPFLDALVERSRSIKNKINEVYKAFIKENPTSQVSPEIFLDIYSTDEKDGLYPYYKMLPEEYRNDDFMKIVGEDLSAYEKTAIGNLAPDFKSVDSNGKPVTLSNFRGKYVLLDFWASWCVPCRKENPEVVKAYAQWKDKKFTVISVSIDVAEGDKAWRAAFTKDKLVWTNIREPKIGTSYSVSSIPQNFLIDPNGKIIAKELRGKYLHQELEEILK; this is encoded by the coding sequence ATGAAATTTTCAATTAAAGCAGCATGCTTGCTGCTTATACTACTTAATACTGCCGGTTTATCAGCGCAAAATGCTAAAAACTACGTTGTTAATACGTCGCTTTCGAATAAAAAAGGAGGATATGTCAAACTTTTTTATAACTACAACAACGCAATTCAAACTGATTCAATTGTCTTTAAAGATGGGCTATTCTCCTTTAATATTAAAGGAGAAAAAGATAAAAAAGCGATTTTAAATTTGTATGTAGATAACGCAGAAGCAAAAGCGTACAATTTTTATCTCGACAAAGACACTATTAATATTAAAATAGAGAGTCCGGATGAATTACCAAAGGTTGATGGAGGAGCTCTGAATGCTCAATGGACCAATCTTCAGCTACAAACAAGCCCATTTTTAGCTCAATTTAAAGAGATTGATGCTGAATATTATGCTGCCGATTCGATAAAGCAAAAAAGTGAACCGTTTCTGGACGCATTGGTTGAAAGATCGAGATCTATAAAGAATAAAATAAACGAGGTTTACAAAGCTTTTATAAAAGAAAACCCTACTTCACAGGTTAGTCCCGAAATTTTCCTGGACATTTATTCAACCGACGAAAAGGATGGATTATATCCTTATTATAAAATGCTTCCGGAGGAATATCGAAACGATGATTTTATGAAAATTGTTGGTGAAGATTTAAGCGCTTACGAGAAAACTGCAATAGGTAATCTAGCTCCTGATTTTAAAAGCGTAGACTCTAATGGAAAACCGGTTACGCTATCAAACTTTCGGGGTAAATATGTATTATTAGATTTTTGGGCATCCTGGTGTGTTCCTTGCCGCAAAGAAAATCCCGAAGTAGTGAAAGCTTACGCACAATGGAAAGACAAGAAATTTACTGTTATCAGTGTTTCCATAGATGTTGCGGAAGGCGATAAAGCATGGAGAGCTGCATTTACAAAAGATAAACTTGTATGGACAAATATCCGCGAACCGAAGATTGGAACGAGTTATAGTGTAAGCTCCATACCTCAAAACTTTCTTATCGACCCCAATGGAAAGATTATTGCCAAAGAACTCAGAGGTAAATATCTGCACCAAGAACTAGAAGAAATTCTAAAATAA
- a CDS encoding M16 family metallopeptidase, translated as MKTNKLLAILTTVTILLGSSGSLLAQSPALLPLDSAVTVGHLPNGFTYYIRKNAEPQNRVVLYLANKVGSILEDDDQQGLAHFVEHMSFNGTKHFPKNELVSYLQKAGVRFGGDLNAYTSFDETVYQLPLPTDNPELLKNGFQIMRDWAHEALFDSLEIEKERGVILEEKRLGKSAQERMQNKYFPFIMNQSKYSKRIPIGTEEILKNFKPATIRRFYNDWYRPDLQALIVVGNIDVKETEKTIIELFSDLKAPAHPRARTEYTIPLSQKNQFLTVTDKEFPVTAIQVMSKFTGNQLKTTVDYHQTILRALYNQIIGARYNELSQQPNPPFLQAENYINNFMANLLTTSTTIVGKQGELEKGFKAAWTEIERAKKYGFTETELARAKDVLLSGMESAYNERDKTASVSYANEYLNLFLKGEASPGVGYEYNYYKNDLSKITLSEINELIKEYLTDKNRDILVLSSEQEKANLPTDETVYKWITDVQNSNISAYVDNVSEKPLLSQKIAGGKIISEKKDEKIGITTLSLSNGVKVVLKPTNYKNDEIHFYAYSPGGYSLCKDSEYESAIHASSLASYGGVADYSLNQLEKYLSGKKVSVSPFIGARYEGFTGFSSPKELETALQLVYLYFTQPRKDTAVYKGMIQLERESLINRNSDPSTVFSDTISAVLGCYNFRYTPPSNEKLDKINLDRAFEIYKDRFADASDFNFILVGNFDVTTIKPLLEQYLGALPTIKRVEKARDLKIVIPSGKIEKKVFKGEEQKSTVQLVFSGDYQYNITENDNLLALSEVLDIRLINRLREDESGVYGVGVNASYEKYPRNRYTFTVAFGCAPENVDKLINSTLDEIRKIRENGATQEEINKVIAEERRAIEVQSKENGFWINYLSDKYQNNENPDKILAIQDRLNKITTKTVKLSANKHLSGKNLIRFVLYPEKK; from the coding sequence ATGAAAACAAATAAACTACTTGCGATACTGACAACTGTTACCATATTACTTGGTAGCTCAGGCAGCTTGTTGGCACAATCGCCTGCTCTGTTGCCTCTTGACTCCGCCGTCACTGTTGGTCATCTGCCTAACGGTTTCACCTATTACATCCGCAAAAATGCAGAGCCTCAAAACCGGGTTGTTCTGTATCTCGCAAACAAAGTGGGTTCTATTCTCGAAGATGACGACCAACAAGGTCTGGCTCACTTTGTTGAACACATGAGTTTTAATGGAACCAAACATTTTCCTAAAAACGAATTGGTCAGCTATCTGCAAAAAGCCGGAGTTCGTTTTGGCGGTGACTTGAATGCCTACACCAGTTTTGACGAAACTGTATATCAATTGCCTTTGCCAACTGATAATCCTGAATTACTAAAGAACGGTTTCCAAATTATGCGCGACTGGGCTCACGAAGCCTTATTCGATTCGTTGGAAATTGAAAAAGAACGTGGTGTTATCCTGGAAGAAAAGCGGTTGGGTAAAAGTGCACAAGAACGCATGCAAAATAAATACTTCCCGTTTATTATGAATCAATCAAAATACAGTAAACGTATTCCGATTGGTACAGAAGAGATTTTGAAAAATTTTAAACCTGCCACAATCCGTCGATTCTATAATGACTGGTACAGACCCGATTTGCAAGCATTAATTGTTGTAGGGAATATTGATGTCAAAGAAACAGAGAAAACGATTATCGAATTGTTCTCAGATCTTAAAGCACCTGCACATCCAAGAGCTCGTACAGAATACACTATTCCGCTTAGTCAGAAAAATCAGTTTCTAACGGTTACTGATAAAGAATTTCCGGTTACTGCCATTCAGGTAATGAGCAAATTCACAGGAAATCAATTAAAAACTACCGTAGACTATCATCAAACCATTCTGAGAGCGTTATACAATCAAATCATTGGTGCCCGTTATAATGAATTGAGTCAACAACCTAATCCACCTTTTCTTCAAGCTGAAAACTATATAAATAATTTTATGGCCAATCTTCTTACAACTTCTACTACAATAGTTGGAAAGCAAGGTGAACTGGAGAAAGGATTTAAAGCTGCCTGGACTGAAATAGAACGTGCAAAAAAATACGGATTTACAGAAACAGAACTAGCCCGTGCTAAAGATGTTTTACTATCTGGTATGGAGTCGGCATACAACGAACGAGACAAAACGGCTTCAGTAAGTTATGCTAATGAATACCTGAATTTATTTCTTAAAGGTGAGGCTTCGCCCGGCGTTGGTTACGAGTATAATTACTATAAAAATGACCTGAGCAAAATAACGCTCTCGGAAATAAATGAGCTTATCAAAGAATACCTGACAGATAAAAACCGGGATATTCTGGTTTTAAGTTCAGAACAGGAAAAAGCGAACTTGCCAACTGACGAAACAGTCTATAAATGGATAACAGATGTGCAAAATAGTAATATCAGTGCTTATGTGGATAATGTTTCTGAAAAGCCATTGCTCTCGCAAAAAATCGCTGGCGGTAAAATCATTTCAGAAAAGAAAGATGAAAAAATTGGAATTACTACTCTGTCTCTTAGTAATGGTGTGAAAGTAGTTCTCAAACCTACTAATTATAAGAATGATGAAATCCATTTCTATGCGTATAGTCCCGGAGGTTATTCTCTGTGTAAAGATTCCGAATACGAATCGGCTATACATGCATCTTCCCTTGCCAGCTATGGTGGCGTTGCCGATTATAGTTTAAATCAATTAGAAAAATATCTGTCAGGTAAAAAAGTTAGCGTTTCTCCATTCATTGGTGCTCGTTACGAAGGTTTCACCGGTTTTAGTTCTCCTAAAGAATTAGAGACCGCTCTTCAATTGGTTTATTTATATTTCACACAACCACGGAAAGATACAGCAGTTTACAAAGGAATGATTCAACTGGAAAGAGAAAGCTTAATAAACCGCAATAGCGATCCGTCCACTGTATTTTCAGATACTATTTCGGCTGTTTTGGGATGTTACAACTTTAGATATACTCCGCCAAGCAACGAAAAACTGGACAAAATAAATCTCGATCGTGCTTTCGAAATCTATAAAGATAGATTTGCGGATGCCAGCGATTTCAATTTTATACTTGTGGGTAATTTTGATGTTACTACCATTAAACCGCTTCTTGAACAATACCTGGGTGCACTACCTACAATTAAACGTGTCGAAAAGGCCCGCGATTTGAAGATTGTTATTCCTTCAGGAAAAATTGAGAAAAAAGTATTCAAAGGAGAAGAACAAAAATCAACAGTTCAGTTGGTATTTAGCGGTGATTATCAATATAACATCACAGAGAACGATAACCTTCTGGCACTTTCTGAAGTTCTTGACATTAGATTGATAAACCGTTTGCGCGAAGATGAGAGTGGCGTTTACGGTGTTGGCGTTAATGCTTCTTACGAGAAATATCCGCGAAACCGTTACACATTTACTGTTGCTTTTGGCTGTGCTCCCGAAAATGTGGATAAGCTAATTAATTCAACTCTCGATGAAATTAGAAAAATCAGAGAAAACGGAGCTACTCAGGAGGAGATAAATAAAGTTATAGCTGAAGAACGACGCGCAATCGAAGTTCAATCAAAAGAGAACGGCTTCTGGATAAATTATTTATCAGATAAATATCAAAATAATGAGAACCCGGATAAGATTCTTGCAATTCAGGATCGCCTTAATAAAATAACAACTAAAACAGTAAAACTATCAGCTAATAAACATTTATCAGGAAAAAACCTCATTCGTTTTGTGCTCTATCCTGAGAAAAAATAA
- a CDS encoding SusC/RagA family TonB-linked outer membrane protein, whose translation MMLSLHIGLSAQSLTDKVSFGIKHQTLDNGLQTLGELSGFKMSYSADQVSQYKNISVEKKTRTVEATLNLLLANTTLTFEAAGKNILIVKKNKEQAANSSSILISGTVTDAGSELLPGVSIRVKGSNTGTITDVDGKYSIEVVKGDVLILSYLGYNPKEVQATASGVINVSLTPNSVLLSEVSVVSNGYQVVSKERSTGSFGHIGKEKLSIAKSPGVLDKIKGQVAGLLVDTRHGDGTFTYRNEHTEGSALNIRGINSLQSFYADSSPLVVIDGFPTSFDLTTLNPENIEDITFLKDASAASIWGARAANGVIVIRTKKGNKNTPVSINFSTVLSMSGKPDLKKFSTLNSSQTIDYVQEMIGLGRIQDQINVPQPLPLDQASELIFQNKRGEIDDATLNAKLNILRNRNGLNQVDKYLLNNPWMQQYNISLTGGNENSSYYVNGSYAKEAQSTKGNQSDRATITANNDFKFYDRFTLTTRINATWLKDKKNGIGLNALNSANKTLHPFDQIVDETGKRVQRYPAYFSGRVKNLESLGYLPWGYNELDELDNSDNTSNQDLIQVSTNLNTKIAKGLTLDLTYRYESNVYSTDNYSNQYTYAARDLVNHYTSLNADNELVYGLPKGGLFDNSIESSKQKSYRAQLNFDNTWKDHMFTAIAGTELRSVDGKGKTFRYYGYNDQTQTHSPIDYGITNASMPYNVDGYQEPVIDYTNTSANVERYLSYYSNAAYTYKNKYTASGSIRLDDYNYYGRNANNNPKPMYSTGLAWMIGKEEFLSKASFIDQLKLRLSYGFNGNIVRNVFPYTAMRMGNYDPYSNAVAGMIYSAANPNLKWEKTKQLNFGIDFAFFNNILSGTVEYYDKHSSDLIKDVLVNPTNGFVSIQKNASSMQGHGVDVTLNLKALDLKNYGLTINANFAYNTHKVTDGDLIAPSYVFYSNIPNLYGYPIDNLFVYRFAGLDAQGQSQVLDKNGKILTINDDASTINERVYAGRTSPPYFGGAQFSARIYNFDISLMTSYKFGHKALRNALLGVQADSQYRGYLVADASLNDRWRKPGDEQNTNVPGMEYLTAASLTRYQESDINVLNASQIRLEQLSVSYTLPEKLINKKVIKGMSLSASVRNLGVIVFNKYGIDTDYQSSLISGVLPLAKTYVFSLNINL comes from the coding sequence ATGATGCTGTCTCTACACATAGGATTAAGTGCTCAGAGCTTGACGGACAAAGTTTCGTTTGGAATTAAACACCAAACGCTCGACAATGGACTTCAAACACTCGGTGAGCTTTCGGGATTTAAAATGTCCTATTCTGCCGATCAGGTTAGTCAGTATAAAAACATATCGGTGGAGAAGAAAACCCGAACGGTTGAAGCCACATTGAATCTCTTGCTTGCCAACACCACCTTAACTTTCGAAGCCGCTGGTAAAAACATTCTCATCGTAAAAAAGAATAAAGAGCAGGCTGCAAATTCTTCCTCCATTTTAATTTCGGGAACTGTAACTGATGCAGGGTCAGAATTATTACCCGGAGTTAGCATCCGCGTAAAAGGCAGTAATACAGGAACCATTACGGATGTGGATGGTAAATATTCAATTGAAGTAGTAAAGGGAGACGTTCTGATACTATCATATCTGGGCTATAATCCAAAAGAGGTACAAGCAACGGCTAGTGGGGTGATCAATGTTTCATTAACTCCAAACAGTGTACTCCTTTCCGAAGTTTCTGTTGTTTCAAATGGTTACCAGGTTGTTTCAAAGGAACGATCTACCGGATCGTTTGGTCATATAGGCAAAGAAAAGCTGTCAATTGCCAAATCGCCGGGAGTATTAGACAAAATTAAAGGTCAGGTTGCGGGATTACTTGTTGATACGCGCCATGGTGATGGAACTTTTACTTATCGAAACGAACATACCGAAGGGTCTGCTTTGAATATAAGGGGGATTAATTCCTTACAATCGTTTTACGCTGACAGTTCTCCTTTAGTAGTTATTGATGGGTTTCCAACCAGTTTTGACCTGACAACTTTAAACCCTGAAAACATTGAAGATATAACCTTTTTGAAAGATGCATCAGCAGCTTCAATTTGGGGAGCACGCGCGGCTAACGGTGTTATTGTTATTCGTACCAAAAAGGGCAATAAAAACACTCCTGTGTCTATCAACTTCTCAACAGTTTTATCTATGTCAGGAAAACCTGACTTGAAAAAATTTTCAACTTTGAACTCTTCTCAAACAATAGATTATGTTCAGGAAATGATTGGTTTGGGTAGAATTCAAGATCAAATAAATGTGCCGCAACCCTTACCTTTGGATCAAGCTTCTGAACTTATTTTCCAAAATAAAAGAGGAGAAATAGACGATGCAACCTTGAATGCGAAACTCAATATTCTGCGCAATAGAAATGGTCTTAATCAGGTAGATAAATATTTGCTGAACAACCCATGGATGCAGCAATATAATATTTCTCTTACGGGAGGAAACGAAAATTCCAGCTATTATGTAAATGGTTCGTATGCCAAAGAGGCGCAAAGCACAAAAGGCAATCAATCGGATAGAGCTACAATAACAGCTAATAACGATTTCAAATTCTATGACCGTTTTACATTAACTACAAGGATTAATGCTACCTGGTTGAAGGATAAAAAAAATGGTATCGGACTAAACGCGTTGAATTCTGCAAATAAAACATTGCATCCTTTTGATCAAATTGTAGATGAAACAGGAAAGCGGGTTCAACGATACCCCGCATATTTTTCGGGACGCGTAAAAAACCTTGAAAGCCTGGGTTATCTACCTTGGGGATATAACGAACTCGATGAATTAGATAATAGTGACAACACCTCTAATCAGGATCTTATACAGGTTTCGACCAATCTGAATACAAAAATAGCAAAAGGATTAACGCTCGATTTGACTTACCGTTATGAAAGTAACGTTTATTCGACAGATAACTATTCCAATCAGTATACGTATGCAGCCCGCGACTTAGTAAACCACTATACATCACTAAATGCAGATAATGAATTGGTGTATGGTCTGCCAAAAGGAGGCTTATTCGATAATTCAATTGAGTCTTCAAAACAAAAAAGTTACAGGGCTCAATTAAATTTTGATAATACCTGGAAGGACCACATGTTTACAGCTATTGCCGGAACGGAACTGAGAAGTGTTGATGGTAAAGGCAAAACTTTTCGCTATTATGGTTACAACGATCAAACACAAACGCACTCGCCTATTGATTATGGAATCACAAATGCCTCCATGCCCTATAATGTAGACGGCTATCAGGAACCTGTTATTGATTATACTAACACCTCTGCTAATGTAGAGCGTTATTTATCTTATTATTCTAACGCTGCCTATACATACAAAAACAAATACACCGCTAGTGGAAGCATCCGTTTAGATGATTATAATTATTACGGAAGAAATGCAAATAACAATCCTAAACCCATGTACTCTACAGGATTGGCGTGGATGATAGGGAAAGAGGAATTTCTATCGAAGGCAAGCTTTATTGACCAGTTGAAACTTCGATTGTCCTATGGATTTAACGGCAACATTGTTCGCAATGTTTTTCCCTATACTGCAATGAGAATGGGGAATTATGACCCATACTCCAATGCTGTGGCAGGTATGATATACAGTGCTGCAAATCCGAATTTGAAATGGGAAAAAACAAAACAATTAAATTTTGGAATTGACTTTGCCTTTTTCAACAATATCCTTTCGGGTACAGTTGAATATTACGACAAACATAGTTCTGATTTAATTAAAGATGTTCTGGTGAACCCAACAAACGGTTTTGTTTCTATTCAAAAAAATGCATCATCAATGCAAGGTCATGGTGTTGATGTAACATTAAACCTTAAGGCTCTTGACCTAAAAAATTATGGTTTGACGATAAACGCAAATTTTGCCTATAATACCCACAAAGTAACAGATGGCGATTTAATAGCTCCTTCTTATGTCTTCTATTCCAATATTCCCAACCTTTACGGATACCCTATTGATAATTTATTTGTATATCGATTTGCGGGTTTAGATGCGCAAGGTCAAAGTCAGGTGCTTGATAAAAATGGTAAGATACTCACAATTAACGATGACGCTTCCACTATAAACGAACGTGTTTATGCCGGACGTACTTCCCCCCCCTATTTTGGAGGTGCTCAATTTTCTGCCAGAATCTATAATTTCGATATCTCATTAATGACCTCATACAAATTCGGTCATAAGGCTTTGCGGAATGCATTGTTGGGAGTGCAGGCAGATTCTCAATACAGAGGTTATCTGGTCGCAGATGCATCGTTAAACGACCGTTGGCGTAAGCCCGGTGACGAACAAAACACAAATGTTCCGGGGATGGAATATCTTACTGCTGCATCATTAACCCGTTATCAGGAATCGGATATTAATGTTTTAAATGCCAGCCAAATTCGCTTAGAACAACTTAGTGTAAGCTATACTTTGCCAGAGAAACTTATCAATAAAAAAGTAATTAAAGGCATGAGTTTATCTGCTTCAGTTAGAAATCTGGGTGTCATTGTTTTCAACAAATATGGAATAGATACTGATTATCAATCCAGTTTAATTTCAGGCGTTTTACCCTTAGCTAAAACCTATGTGTTTAGTTTAAATATTAATTTATAA
- a CDS encoding FecR family protein, whose protein sequence is MKSDRLNYLMQRYFAQECTAEEKEELALLIDAVRNEELKSQLLEQWENYNSKSVLSENKTQRILHGILTSSAAEETAPLKNKPLIFRFRTIAAVAASVVILLSLGLFLQKSGNPASEKIVAKTPMISPQQPASFTRNVVLSDGSTVVLRAGSTINYPQAFTGKTREITLVGEAYFDIKHDSRKPFIIHTGSVKTTVLGTAFDIKAWAGQKDVTVSVTRGRVKVENDSRLLAVLSVNQSVSYNTEASTAKHETVDAGTIVNTWTKQDLEFDHVPFSSIASALSKRYGVNIEIPDQKIAGTSIVTSFSGTESIEDVLTVLCKITSNCDFEINKNNVTIKRTDNTN, encoded by the coding sequence ATGAAAAGCGATAGATTAAATTATTTGATGCAGCGATACTTTGCTCAGGAGTGTACTGCCGAAGAGAAAGAAGAACTGGCTTTGCTTATTGATGCTGTTAGAAATGAAGAACTAAAATCGCAGCTGTTAGAGCAATGGGAAAACTACAATTCTAAATCAGTTTTGTCTGAGAATAAGACCCAACGGATATTACATGGTATTCTGACTTCTTCTGCCGCTGAGGAAACAGCGCCATTGAAAAATAAACCGCTCATATTCCGATTCAGGACGATTGCTGCCGTAGCAGCTTCTGTTGTGATTTTATTATCGCTGGGACTATTCTTGCAGAAATCGGGAAACCCCGCTTCGGAGAAGATAGTTGCAAAGACTCCAATGATTTCACCTCAACAACCTGCTTCATTTACCCGTAATGTTGTATTATCTGATGGTAGTACTGTGGTGCTGCGTGCCGGAAGTACAATCAATTATCCTCAGGCTTTTACAGGAAAAACCCGCGAAATAACCCTTGTGGGTGAAGCCTATTTCGACATAAAGCATGATTCCAGAAAACCTTTTATCATTCACACCGGGTCGGTAAAAACTACTGTTCTAGGTACTGCTTTCGATATAAAGGCATGGGCAGGCCAAAAAGATGTAACCGTATCAGTGACACGCGGACGGGTAAAAGTGGAAAACGACTCGCGCTTACTGGCTGTGCTGAGTGTAAATCAAAGTGTGAGCTATAATACCGAAGCTAGTACAGCGAAACATGAAACGGTGGATGCCGGAACGATTGTCAATACGTGGACCAAGCAAGATTTAGAATTCGACCATGTGCCATTCTCTTCCATCGCGTCTGCGCTGAGTAAACGATACGGTGTAAACATTGAAATACCCGATCAAAAGATAGCCGGTACTTCCATTGTAACTTCATTTAGCGGAACGGAAAGTATTGAAGATGTATTGACCGTATTGTGTAAGATTACTTCCAATTGTGATTTTGAAATAAATAAGAATAATGTAACAATAAAAAGAACAGATAATACTAACTAA
- a CDS encoding RagB/SusD family nutrient uptake outer membrane protein, translating into MKTKYIFSIFFLAVFMALPSCKSFVEENPKGQMIPENTEDYRYLLNYSAVFVNGYGNNEFGTDDIDLNQENVTGILSGIESSVNYYTFKKDLFTAALSDEEWTFLYQQVFYCNVVLTEVMNSKNGTDAEKNELYAEALVHRAYAYWVLVNQYSKMYNASTAATDAGVPMPTEPVINKNLTRASVKTVYDAILKDVLYAAEILPNKQPNKLYPSKAAAYALLSRIYLIMDNYSQSAIYAEKTLSIQDSLTNLNDFVDDPSLLPRKIANPELLIIKNSSFNVYALPFRLSEDLLNTYTDGDLRYQLLIQDGQTGANIGSLNFDGKAFVRSKLNGEDMNTGLTIPEVYLNLAECYARLGDMDKSLHYLNKLLVNRYSTDSFTDVTATSKEELLATVLLERRKELLGNGMRWFDLRRLNKEPQFAKTVTHIYRGTSYTLEPNSANYIFPIDTKVIKLNPEITQNERN; encoded by the coding sequence ATGAAAACAAAATATATTTTTAGCATATTCTTTTTAGCCGTTTTTATGGCTTTGCCTTCGTGCAAATCATTTGTTGAAGAAAACCCGAAAGGACAGATGATTCCCGAGAACACTGAAGATTACCGATATCTACTGAACTATTCAGCTGTTTTTGTCAACGGGTACGGAAACAATGAATTCGGAACTGATGATATTGATTTGAACCAAGAAAATGTAACGGGTATTCTTAGTGGAATAGAATCTTCTGTAAACTATTATACATTCAAAAAAGATTTATTTACAGCTGCTTTATCTGACGAAGAATGGACTTTTTTATATCAACAGGTTTTTTATTGTAACGTTGTTCTCACCGAGGTTATGAATTCTAAGAATGGAACTGATGCCGAGAAAAACGAATTATATGCCGAAGCTCTTGTGCATCGTGCTTATGCATATTGGGTATTGGTAAATCAATATTCTAAAATGTATAATGCTTCTACTGCAGCAACGGATGCAGGTGTACCAATGCCTACAGAACCGGTAATAAATAAAAATTTAACCCGCGCTTCCGTTAAAACTGTTTACGATGCTATTTTAAAAGATGTTCTATACGCTGCCGAAATTTTACCAAACAAACAGCCGAACAAACTTTATCCGTCTAAAGCTGCAGCTTACGCACTTCTTTCCCGCATCTATCTTATTATGGATAATTACTCGCAATCGGCTATTTACGCCGAAAAGACACTGTCCATACAAGATTCATTGACAAATCTGAACGACTTTGTAGATGATCCTTCGTTGTTGCCTCGCAAAATAGCAAACCCTGAATTATTGATCATAAAAAACTCATCATTCAATGTATATGCTTTACCATTTCGCTTAAGCGAAGATTTGCTTAATACTTATACTGATGGTGATTTGCGTTATCAGCTTCTTATACAAGATGGACAAACAGGAGCAAATATTGGCTCTTTAAATTTCGATGGAAAAGCCTTTGTGCGTTCAAAACTTAATGGCGAAGATATGAACACAGGACTTACCATTCCCGAAGTGTATCTGAACCTGGCCGAATGCTATGCCCGTCTTGGAGATATGGACAAAAGTCTGCATTACCTAAACAAACTGCTGGTGAACAGATATTCGACAGATTCATTTACCGATGTTACTGCTACTTCAAAGGAAGAATTACTTGCTACAGTTCTTCTCGAACGTAGAAAGGAGTTACTCGGCAATGGAATGCGTTGGTTTGATTTGCGTCGATTGAATAAAGAACCTCAATTTGCCAAAACGGTTACACATATCTACCGGGGTACTAGTTACACACTTGAGCCTAATTCGGCAAATTACATTTTCCCAATAGATACGAAAGTTATAAAGCTGAATCCCGAAATAACACAAAACGAGCGTAATTAA